The following DNA comes from Musa acuminata AAA Group cultivar baxijiao chromosome BXJ1-4, Cavendish_Baxijiao_AAA, whole genome shotgun sequence.
ttttgcctttttttcaCTACATTATAAGATGATCAAATCCGATCCCAATATCATAAGGTATCCAAAGTCCTCAGAAAATTTAACGTAGCATATATCCTTTGCATATGTTCTTTTAATCATCATATATCTAAAAAATTAATAagtgaatattttaaattaagaaaaatatatattatagaatATCTAAACACTCCTTATTCTAATCGGCAAATGAAATATCGAGTCTAAATTCTAACGTCGTTGATGTGAATATAAGAACACTAACTTTGAAGGGCTacattgataataataataataataataatattattattattattattattattattattaagtatgATAGCAATGTCCAAGATCTATGCAGAGATAAAATATTATAGTCATGATCCTCTCAATTAGCATAGTTTGCATAGATTAGAACGGCCCTCATCCTCTCATCATCTTCCAAGTTATCGATTAGGGAAAACTCGAGTTCCGAAGTTGGATCTACCTCGTCGACGGTGCCCTCCTCTCTACGAAAGAAGGCCGAAATAAAAGGAAACTAAGAGAAAAAGAAATCCAAACCTCGATTAGTTCATTACTCTTAAAGATTTGATGTTcggtagatatattattattaatttaaaattaaatattttgatcaatgatttaAGTTCATCAAATCGGAATCACGACAAGTGATATAGAGTCTAGAAAAAAATTATCAGTCGATGAATTTCCTTAAGTGAAGAAATTTATAATACTTCAATTAGTCACAtatctaataatatattattattattaattttaacttaaatattttaattaataatttagattcaacaaaattaataagtaaattaaCTCATGTATATTACTAGGAACTCAAATGCATTCACTCACAAACCTCACCTGTCCGTCTCCTAAAAGACATGGAAGAACATGCTGCCTTGCCATTAGGTTTATCGTCTAAAGATGATGATTTATCTCCCTCTTAGGGAACCTAAAACAATCTAACGATAAGCTCTGAGTTCCTCCGGTGGGAAATCAAACCCCGTGCTGGATAGTTGAGCAAGAAAAAAAGCTAGGCGATCACTTTTACTGGTTCCATGCATGCTGTACCCCTCCCACCCTTCACATTTCTACGAGTTGAGCAATGCCTCATTTCCCGAGGAGACAAATATGGGTTGGAATGCGTGTCGCGCCCACATCGTCGGAGGCTCTCGAAGTGAGTGAAACGAAGGGAACAAGCCAACTCTTTTTCTAAGCCATGGAGGAGGGGGGTGTCTTCTCTTCCTGGTCCTGGATCCTGGATCCAAGGATGACGAGGGGACCGGCATCCTGGGAATGGCAGATATCCATTTCTGGTAAATATATGGCAGGGGTGAGTGTGGTCTTTGACTTCTTCGACTTGGGAGCTCTCCCCATGTTGAAGATGGTGTGTGGATCTCCGTAGGAAAGTGTGGGAATCGGGCAGTGTGGCTAAGTGAGCTTGATTTCTCTGATCTTGGGGCGGGAGCTTAACTTCGACGACTTGACATGGACCGGAGCATCTCTTACTGCTCCTGTTTTTTATCTTGAAACTGATCTTTCACTCGCTAATTCTCCGAGCAAGAGATTGATCCAACTTCTTTTTCTATACGAGGAAATATCTCTGTtgaggaattttttttttctaatttatataaataggagagggaacatgttaatgtatttaaatattttaatttctttaataaagtttcttcaataattattcttatcttttattattttcttcagagcagtgagaaaaacaAAGTTTcactcttgcctttggccagcgaccaatgtCGTTGAGAAAAATGAAGCTTCGTCCTTGTcttcggccaacgaccaacgtcgttgcaaccacattcctaagaggttccacggtcaatcctcatcttcctcaccgcggtagtcttcgctgatttACCGACAGTCGGTGGAAATCATTCTttgcatcttgcgggggcatgataaaagataagatttccccaactatatgaggaaatctttctattctattgaggaaaattttattacttcaataaagtttcttgttcttatcttctattattttcgacTCATCCTTCCGGCTTACCTGTTGGCTTGTCGAGGGGAATGGCAATTAAGACCTCCAATTTCCACTTTTCTCCTCCCCTTTAAAGAAACATTAACTTCTCTCTCATTTTGGTCAGCACCAGAAATAAATGAGGTACAAACAAAAAGGAGGACGTTCGATTCGACAACGAGATAAAAAGGATTTGGGGGAAAGAAACCATTTGGATGATGTGATTGTTCTATCCTTTTTATATCGAACAACGCGAGGCCTTATATTAAACAATCATTGATTGGGCAATTCCATGATTAAAATAAGAGTGAAAGTACAACAGTTCAATGGATTCTATCAATAACACTATTGTCAAGAAGCCATTAGAGtttgtcaaagaaaaagaaggtaaAAGAATAGGTTTTTCTAATCACTCCTTCTATTGTAATGTTACTTTTTAATCACCTACAAaggaaaatagaaaagaaaattattcCTAATAGAAGGAACACCAAATGAATTTAAAttacaataaaattttaattGTAATGGTGGAGGAAGACATGGTAGGAAAGAAAGCCTATACCAAAATAATCTctatttcatttaaaaaaaatctaaacgaAGCTTTCatacatctatctaaataaaaaaaaaaggtatgaaATAGAAGGGAAAAATATGTGTAAGAGTTTGATTTGTAACACCCTGGGTTACTTCACGTGAAAAATGTATAAAGATTTGCATTGATTTATAAGAACACGATGATGGTACAATGTTGATttgaacttaaatattttgaattaatgGTTAAGGCTCAACGAAATTGATAATTCAATTATCTCATCGGGTTAGGTCGTGATAAAACTTACTTCAGCTTTCATTTATGTTTTAGATTTAACTTCCTATTTTTCTCATGAATAGCCTATTACCATAGAATCCATATGAAATTGAAGAGACAAGGATTTGGTAATGTTATGACATCTTTTATGCCATAATAAGTCTCTTCCTGTAACGTTGACTTACAAAGGAAAGTGAAAGAAAGAGTCAACATTAAGTAGCACTAAATTTCAAGAACTCATGATGCCTCTATGGAGCGATTACTTGGGCCCAAAGAAGGCCCAAGTAATGAAAGCCCATCGCTTGCATCATATGGAGTCGAGCAATCGTCTTCCTCCTCCACGATTGTGCACGCCGGACGGACGATCCTATTATATCTTACAATACGGACTCGCTTctctctttgttttccttttgtctttcatgtttctaaaagaatcaTCTTTAGAAACCTCAATCGAAGTAGCTTACTCGCCGTTGTTTCAACATCAACAACGTTCTGTGGAAGAACAAGATTGGATCCGTCTTCCATTGTCTCTCTTCTTTTGCTAATCTAATCGAGGCGACATCAACATAGGCTTATGATCTTAAGGCCTAGAATTTAACCACGTTACCTACTGCTCCTCCTCTCTTTGGTCGAGGGGGTCACCCAACTCCAAACCATTTCTCCCAGTAAAGAATTCCCCATCTCTTTTCATTTAGTACGACACTTTCAGCATCAGATTACAAAGAGCTGCTGGCCAGCTTTAACTTCCCCCCTCTCCCTCATCTTCTCTTCAGTCCGAGTTTAACTGTGGGCGATAAAAATCTAGCATCCAACCAATCCATTCACGTTTTCCACCGCCAGATTCATTAGTGCCTCCATTTATGAAAGCTTTCTTCTCTAACAGTTACTTGCCGTCGCTGAGATCACTGACGTAGTCTTCTTCAGGGACTAATGACTTGTCCTAACGAACGTGCATTACACCGGTAGTATGCCCTGACTCATCGCTCCGTTCTTTGATGTCTCTGATTGATCCCGACGCCGTCGGAATTCAATGTGAGTTCGAGCTGCAACCAACGGCAGTGCTTCTTATGACTGAGAGACGGAGGTTAAGGTAGCTGGTGAGCCAACGGTCTTACAGTGTTCCACCTTCCTAAGATATTTGGTTATGTTGCTCACTCTCATATATGTATTAAAAACAAATTAAACTtggtgataaaaatattaaatatatatttatgggGTATAGTAATGAAATAAAAGTTTTTAAACTATGTGATCCTATAACTAAGAAATTAATCAtaaatcttgatattatttttaagaaagaaaaaatttgaaATTCTAAAGCAATAGAAATTTCTTAGAAAAAGTCTGATATATTGTATATTGTTAATACCTCACCTAAATCTTCTTATATTTTAAATGATTTGTGATCATAATGATACTAAAACACATTCAAAAAAATTTTGTagtcttttataaatatatcgatatgataatttttcattattttgCTTTGAAACTTACTTGCTTTAAAGTTTATGCTAAAAAAAAGTAGAAGAATAGGTGCATGCAATGAACGATGAACTATAGGCTATTGAAAAAATCAAGACTTGAAAGTTGATAAATTTGCTCTTAAGAAAAGAAACAATTAGATTATATTGGGTGTATAAGTCAAAATCtaatgttagaactccttctagctcagtgaattgttatcttcataataattcactcgactcatcgactatagatgtactaggccactacgtcgtagtccctaaatGATACAGGAAAATTCAATCCATTGAACCTATCTATCATCAATTACtgtatacctataatccctcatctatataatatcccagagacggtataccgggcatagtgctatcggacccatatggtttctactcgagtctcgctctaatcggattctcctggataactctttctctcttaatctaaatgaccctaactaggggtttgtctgagcaagaacacataggatattcctctcatgacatcgagagtggatgatcctctatcgacactcaatagtctacgtaaggttggctaccgctcccgatgaccgactgtactagatctggaacctttAGACTTATAAATATGGTATCAAAAAATggaatactcatataggacatccttggtgtctcaattctaaggaccagatacactattgggactacgaaatcgttgtttaacaataaggtattatcaaccatccagcattccgtaagcggatcaatcagtgaactcattctccaattagcacctgtactgtatccatagTATTCTCACACGAACAATTATAAGAccgactgcatccatcatatggacaagtatacaacacactagtctgtgtgATTATctagatgtccctctcgagtaatctatgatcggaattatttaggacatgtgtttaaaggtgaatcggtctcattatcgtgatctcatcacgatctgattctcattgcacagatccatagatatcacaatatattcaagcaataagcaatataaaatgataaaatactaaaatataataataaacaaaaagactgagtgttaagtcacacgtatcatcactcacgcttgtagggcacctatgactagcacgttCATACTTTTGACAAACTAGTGGACTCTCTCCCAAGACATCTCACTCATACAATATTTCAATTACATTGGTTCAAAATTTGTATCCTTAttggaagtttaatatgaagTTTAATCTTATGAGGGCGTGATAGAGTATCATGATGGAGACAAATATAGAATGATAATTTTGTATTCTTTATATCCTCAATCAATTTATGAATTAAGGATCAATCATAAATTTAAATGCACGATTTGATTAAGTACATGATAGAGAAATCTCTTTCTTAAATCCTCTATAAATATAGATTATCTCAAGGAATAAAACAACAAGCTTCTCAATTTTTTGAGTGAAAATAAAGAGAGAAGGTTGTACATATTATCTGAATGAATAAAACAACAAGCTTCTCAATTTTTGAGTGAAAATAAAGAGAGAAGGTTGAGAGGTATATAAAAAGCGTCATACTAGAGTGAAAATAGATCTTATAATTGATCAGAAAGAATTTAATTTtcttcataaatatatatacaaatttaCTAAACCACATTAATCTTAAGCTAACTTTCTAATACATTATTTGATTATTAATCTACGATACATTTCTCTTTTTGACCTCAAATTTTCTCCATTTCCTTCCCAACAAATAGTCAACGCTAATGTCTACACAACGGCCTACTAGATgtaatataaattatatgatatatcttTTAATTTCTTAAGCCTAATCCAATTGTATCTAACAATCTATTAGACAACTTATGAGAGTTCCAAATTCAATCAATTTGTGTATAATATCTTTGTATCCTTCAAAACTCGCTTGTAAAATTCTTCTGAGAACTCGTGCAGATTACTGTAAACCTGCAGGTAGGATGTCCTTTTCCTTCAAGACATGCTATACTTTGTGAGAGCTAATCTGAATGAAGTGGAACCACAGAATCGAGAAGAAATCCAGAATTGGTGCCGCCTCAGTGTTTATCCAAACCACACACTCTCAATCATTGTCCTTCCACGGCACAAATGCCACACCACACACTACTGTTCTTGCAAGCATCTGTGCATCTGTTGTTGCCAACTCGTGGGTGAATAAGAAAGAAACGAGCTCTCCTGAAGCAGCAGAAGACTGGAATTCACTACACCATTACTTAATTTACATACTCGATCACCAGCAGCAGCAGTACATGAATGCACGACAGTggaattttaagatgattaagaaagaaaggaaggaagaaCACAACAAAATGATCTGCAAACGGAAGGTAGACATGTGGATCTGATGGAGAGTCCATGCAGAGAAGAACACTCAGGATCTGCTCTTGAATGGGATGGCTCTGATGACCACCTGGTGGTAGAGGGCAGCGAGGGCAGCTCCAATGAAGGGACCAACCCAGAAGATCCACTGTGAAAGCATCAACACAAACACGAAGCTACATCAGAATTGTCGTAAGGGTTGGGAGTCTGCAGCTTAATCAAGCATCCACTTTAACATGCTTACATGGTCATCCCAGGCATGGTCCTTGTTGTAGATGACGGCAGCTCCCAGGCTCCGAGCAGGGTTGATGCCGGTGCCGGTGATCGGGATGGTTGCCAGGTGAACCAGGAAGACAGCGAATCCGATGGGCAAGGGCGCAAGAATCTGTTCATCACCCATCATTCACTTCTCGTTAGCCTCTGCTTCTACAAGCGAAAGCTGTGAGAGCTACACGAAAGCAAGGGGGGCTTACAGGCACGTGGGAGTCCCTGGCGTTGCGCTTGGCGTCGGTCGCGGAGAAGACGGTGTAGACCAGGATGAAGGTGCCCACGATCTCGGCGCCCAATCCGTCGCCCTTGGAGTAGCCGGAGGCCACGACGTTGGCTCCGCCACCGTTGCTCTGGTAGACTCCCTTTTGGAACCCCTTGACGACGCCGGCACCGCAGATGGCGCCCAGGCACTGCATCACCATGTAGAAGATGGCCCGTGTGAGGGACAGCTTCCTCGCCAGGAACAGCCCAAAGGTCACAGCAGGGTTGATATGGCCACCTGCACAAGAAACGCCGGCGAAGGTGTAAGAAGAACAAGAACTATGGGCTCAGGAACAAGAAGCGAGGAGGTGGAAAGGTGTAAGCAAAAGTTTACCGGAGATGCCGGCGGTGCAGTAGACCAAAGCAAAGATCATGCCTCCAAAGGCCCACGCAATTCCCTGGATGCCCACAGTGGAACACTTGCTGCTGGACTTGACCACCCCCATGACAGTGAGGATGGTGATGTAGAGGAAGAGAAAGGTGGCCACGAACTCCGCGATCCCAGCCCTGTAGAAGGACCAAGACTTGAGTTCCCCTGGCTCAAAGAGGGGTGCTGGTGGTGGCTCCTTGTAGTCCTTGTCCTGAGCTGCCGTCCCTATGGGCTGCCTCTCTGAGAACTTGTTGGCTCCAAGCTTCACATCCTCCTCCTTCCCCTccattctctccctctctctctctctttctcacacacacacacagaggacTTCTCTTCCTCAGCAACCTTCTGGAGCAACAGAGGAGAGCATGTGAAGGGAATTAAGGACTGCTCAGGTGTCTTTATAGAGGTACTGATGGTgaacaaaacaatgattttgatttatggTATAAAATTGTCCAGACGCTTCCTTTCTTTTACCATTTTATAGTAAAAAAGGATAGGATTAGGTAGAAGAATCATCACCTAATGTTGCTGTATTTCTACTGGGTTTATGTTCAGAAGGCTTCTCGATCATCCTTCTCATACCCTGAGGGTAATAATGATCTCACCATGGATTGCTTCGATGTGCATCAGTATCAATGCAAGGATAACACATGTACAGGCAAGTTTGCAGTGAACAAGACAGACAAAGGACGTCTGCAGGTCACTCTTGTCCCTTCCTCTTTTCCCCACTGGCTGCAGCCTTGCACCAGCCTCTTGCCTCTTCAATGGATTCTGTTCGCTTGGCTCATCCAAACCCATTATGTTTCACTGTTATCTCATCCCCGTAAAGCTTGCAGAACAGGACAGCGTGGGCATGATGAATGCAGAGGTTTAGGTCATACTGGCGCTGGGAGACGCCCGTTGCAGGAAGCGACAGCCTTGGACTCACCTCAACGGCTACTTGGATCAATGATCTATCCTTCCACTGTTCATCTTCTCCACCAAACACTTGGTGAAGTACAGGTGTGACCATCTTCATAATGCAGGCATCATAATGAATGCGATTAAAATTGGTTCAGAAGGGACATTACGAAAGGAAGGGTTGGCGATCATCTTCTCCTCCCTGCTTTGTTTATTCTGTCTACATCAATCATCGCGAGTGGGAAGTGGACGATGGTGAGGGCGACGTGAGGCC
Coding sequences within:
- the LOC135653102 gene encoding aquaporin PIP1-2-like, which gives rise to MEGKEEDVKLGANKFSERQPIGTAAQDKDYKEPPPAPLFEPGELKSWSFYRAGIAEFVATFLFLYITILTVMGVVKSSSKCSTVGIQGIAWAFGGMIFALVYCTAGISGGHINPAVTFGLFLARKLSLTRAIFYMVMQCLGAICGAGVVKGFQKGVYQSNGGGANVVASGYSKGDGLGAEIVGTFILVYTVFSATDAKRNARDSHVPILAPLPIGFAVFLVHLATIPITGTGINPARSLGAAVIYNKDHAWDDHWIFWVGPFIGAALAALYHQVVIRAIPFKSRS